In Ovis canadensis isolate MfBH-ARS-UI-01 breed Bighorn chromosome 3, ARS-UI_OviCan_v2, whole genome shotgun sequence, one DNA window encodes the following:
- the ATRAID gene encoding all-trans retinoic acid-induced differentiation factor: protein MAPCGLGSSLSLVLWAAALLFVLSVGRGLALPEICTQCPGSVQDLSEVALYCKRTPELTLRARCCLNGEGTILGLDLQNCSLKDPGPNFPQAHTAIIIDLQANPLQGDLVNTFHGFTQLQTLILPQDVNCPGGINAWDTITFYINNQSCEGQRNICNSTEDPEICPENGSCVPDGPGLLQCVCADGFHGYKCMRQGSFPLFMFFGILGSTTLSISILLWGTQRRKAKAS from the exons ATGGCCCCTTGCGGGCTCGGCAGTTCTTTGAGCTTGGTTCTCTGGGCTGCAGCCCTGCTCTTCGTTCTGAGCGTGGGAAGGGGTTTGGCGCTACCCGAG ATATGCACCCAGTGTCCTGGGAGTGTGCAAGATTTGTCAGAAGTGGCTCTTTATTGTAAGCGGACACCAGAGCTAACGCTGCGAGCCCGCTGCTGCCTAAATGGGGAAGGCACCATCCTGGG GCTGGATCTCCAGAACTGCTCTCTGAAGGACCCTGGTCCAAACTTTCCTCAAGCACATACTGCTATCATCAT AGACCTGCAGGCAAACCCCCTCCAGGGTGACTTGGTCAACACCTTCCATGGCTTTACTCAGCTCCAGACTCT GATACTGCCACAAGATGTCAACTGTCCTGGAGGTATTAATGCCTGGGATACTATCACTTTTTATATAAACAACCAAAGCTGCGAAGGACAAAGGAATATTTGCAACAGCACTGAGGACCCAG AAATATGTCCTGAGAATGGATCTTGTGTACCTGATGGTCCAGGTCTCTTGCAGTGTGTTTGTGCTGATGGCTTCCATGGCTACAAGTGTATGCGCCAG GGCTCCTTCCCATTGTTCATGTTCTTTGGTATTCTGGGATCCACCACTTTATCCATCTCCATCCTCCTTTGGGGGACTCAACGCCGAAAAGCCAAGGCTTCATGA